A single window of Sander lucioperca isolate FBNREF2018 chromosome 22, SLUC_FBN_1.2, whole genome shotgun sequence DNA harbors:
- the LOC116061177 gene encoding kelch repeat and BTB domain-containing protein 13, with amino-acid sequence MEVPEGLGVNPDIRAENVSLDVEYREHQMGWVRVRVEESWFTVERALLVRYSNYFSALFHSGMTECHQDELYLKGGVHARGFLIALGVCRGEVPTISDPDELVEAVECAAFLQVACLVQHLCDIIDSDNCLLLYHAASIFGVHALFHNAALFLRDAFDDLKDAAESSIPEDLLQYSQSLSPASYIALGTHSPSMELLEDSFRVVCYLDEKEGDWKHLTNLPTLCSTSMAGVAVLDNRLYIVGGVYGYGKDTVDSSFCYNPESGVWTVLPGPQQLRYDFTLLGHEGRLYAIGGEFQKRTISTAESYNVEKGEWTFIQHAPRPVLSAACAVARRRMFVCFWKPPDTTDIYEYIQVKDEWKLATTMIKPQSYGHCMVAHRDNLYVMRNGPCDDFLRCLMDSYNITTGQWTAMPGHYINSKGALFSAMIRGDSVFTVKHMLTLEYTITGDGWKPRRQMKGFPKSGSLWTCLLRLPKTGPVIPQLDADGEDEEMSLPDTSEGFVEAVPQL; translated from the coding sequence ATGGAAGTGCCTGAAGGCCTGGGAGTCAACCCGGATATTCGTGCAGAGAATGTGTCCCTTGATGTGGAGTACAGAGAGCACCAGATGGGCTGGGTGAGAGTGAGGGTGGAGGAGAGCTGGTTCACTGTGGAGCGGGCCTTGCTCGTGAGATACAGCAACTACTTCTCTGCCCTCTTTCACTCTGGGATGACGGAATGTCACCAGGACGAGCTCTACCTGAAGGGAGGAGTGCATGCAAGGGGTTTCCTCATTGCCCTTGGTGTCTGCAGGGGAGAGGTCCCCACTATCAGTGACCCAGATGAGCTTGTAGAAGCTGTAGAGTGTGCTGCATTCCTGCAGGTTGCATGTTTGGTGCAGCACCTTTGTGACATTATTGACTCAGACAACTGCCTCTTGCTTTACCATGCAGCCTCCATCTTCGGGGTGCATGCACTCTTTCACAATGCTGCTCTTTTCCTTCGTGATGCTTTTGATGATTTGAAGGATGCTGCAGAGAGTTCGATTCCTGAAGACCTTCTTCAATATTCTCAATCATTGTCTCCTGCTTCTTATATTGCTTTAGGCACACACTCTCCTTCAATGGAACTGCTAGAGGACTCCTTTAGGGTTGTTTGCTACCTTGATGAAAAAGAGGGAGATTGGAAGCATCTGACAAACCTCCCAACTCTCTGTAGCACCTCCATGGCTGGAGTGGCAGTGCTTGACAATCGATTGTACATTGTGGGGGGAGTTTACGGTTACGGTAAGGACACAGTGGACAGCAGCTTCTGCTACAACCCTGAATCAGGGGTTTGGACTGTTCTTCCAGGTCCCCAGCAACTAAGATATGACTTCACCCTGCTAGGGCATGAGGGCCGACTCTACGCCATTGGCGGCGAATTCCAAAAACGGACAATTTCCACAGCAGAGAGTTACAACGTTGAGAAGGGGGAGTGGACATTTATACAACATGCACCAAGACCTGTACTATCTGCAGCATGTGCTGTTGCAAGACGGCGGATGTTTGTTTGCTTCTGGAAACCACCAGACACCACAGACATATATGAATACATACAAGTGAAAGATGAATGGAAACTTGCAACCACAATGATCAAACCTCAAAGCTATGGCCACTGTATGGTAGCCCACAGAGACAATTTATATGTGATGCGCAACGGGCCTTGTGACGACTTCCTGCGCTGTCTAATGGACAGCTACAACATCACGACAGGCCAGTGGACAGCCATGCCTGGACACTACATCAACAGCAAGGGGGCGCTGTTCTCTGCAATGATAAGGGGGGACTCCGTGTTCACTGTGAAACACATGCTAACTCTTGAATACACCATTACGGGAGATGGATGGAAGCCGCGCAGGCAGATGAAGGGGTTTCCGAAAAGTGGTTCACTGTGGACGTGTTTACTCAGGCTTCCCAAGACAGGACCCGTTATACCACAGCTGGATGCAGATGGGGAGGACGAAGAGATGTCTTTGCCAGACACATCTGAAGGATTTGTGGAAGCTGTACCGCAACTATGA